One window from the genome of Sardina pilchardus chromosome 12, fSarPil1.1, whole genome shotgun sequence encodes:
- the LOC134097414 gene encoding putative nuclease HARBI1, translated as MALYGNPDMCLKRDFRVTRATAQSLMRLIASPQDHGWGQDMEVLVFLYSLAHGLSLSVVSRAFGIPKSTVHDMIHRVSREIKGKLAILISLPSPEDLPDVAQGFMDLSRSPAFDHVAGAMDGCHIRIRAPGNLHQADYFNYKLFPSIQMQAVCDAKGRFLDIFVGYPGSVHDARVLRNSPIFHQALYPPAGYYLLGDGAYPCLETPIGILTPYKHPLRGRIQEEYNVCHARARSVVERAFGMMKARWRATLSKALEVSPAFAPDIIACCAFLHNLCLSMNDDLEDIEMPEPDPQIAPPIRGPERSGNHTRDRIALMNAVGHLPQHLHDHNYW; from the coding sequence ATGGCACTGTATGGAAATCCAGACATGTGTCTGAAGAGGGACTTCCGTGTCACCAGGGCGACAGCACAAAGCCTCATGCGCCTGATTGCCAGTCCACAGGATCATGGTTGGGGCCAGGACATGGAGGTTTTGGTGTTCCTGTACAGTTTGGCTCATGGGCTTTCCCTGTCGGTCGTGAGCAGAGCATTTGGGATCCCCAAAAGCACTGTTCATGACATGATCCACCGGGTGAGCAGGGAAATAAAGGGCAAGCTGGCAATCTTAATTTCCCTGCCATCTCCAGAAGATCTGCCTGATGTGGCCCAAGGTTTCATGGACCTCTCAAGAAGTCCAGCATTCGACCATGTAGCTGGGGCCATGGACGGGTGCCACATACGCATCAGGGCGCCAGGGAACCTGCACCAAGCGGATTATTTCAACTACAAGCTGTTTCCCTCTATCCAGATGCAGGCAGTCTGTGACGCAAAGGGCAGGTTCCTGGACATATTTGTGGGCTATCCAGGGTCAGTGCATGATGCCAGGGTCCTGCGCAACAGTCCCATCTTCCACCAGGCCCTGTATCCTCCAGCAGGATATTACCTTCTGGGTGATGGCGCATATCCCTGCCTGGAGACGCCAATAGGGATCCTGACCCCATACAAGCATCCCCTGAGAGGCAGGATTCAGGAGGAGTACAACGTCTGCCATGCCCGGGCTCGATCAGTGGTGGAGAGGGCCTTTGGCATGATGAAGGCACGCTGGCGAGCCACCCTTTCGAAGGCCCTGGAGGTGAGCCCAGCTTTCGCCCCAGACATCATTGCCTGCTGTGCATTCCTCCACAATCTGTGCCTCAGCATGAACGATGACTTGGAGGACATTGAGATGCCGGAGCCTGATCCCCAGATTGCTCCTCCCATCAGAGGACCAGAAAGATCTGGGAATCACACAAGAGACAGAATTGCATTAATGAATGCAGTTGGCCATCTACCACAGCACCTGCATGACCACAATTATTGGTGA